The following proteins are co-located in the Flectobacillus major DSM 103 genome:
- a CDS encoding putative quinol monooxygenase produces MLTVIAKITALKGKEEEAKAALQGLVAPTLVEEGCIDYVLHQSNDDATIFYFYENWESQQHLDKHLVNDHLVAFGAIAGSLLAGPAELSFLTKLS; encoded by the coding sequence ATGTTAACAGTAATTGCCAAAATAACGGCTCTCAAAGGAAAAGAAGAAGAAGCAAAAGCAGCTTTACAAGGATTAGTAGCTCCAACCTTGGTGGAGGAGGGGTGCATCGATTACGTCTTACACCAGTCGAACGACGATGCGACGATTTTTTATTTCTATGAAAACTGGGAAAGTCAACAGCATCTCGACAAACATTTGGTCAATGACCACCTGGTAGCATTTGGGGCTATAGCTGGCTCGTTGTTGGCTGGCCCTGCCGAGTTAAGTTTTCTAACGAAGTTATCATAA